One part of the Sulfolobus tengchongensis genome encodes these proteins:
- a CDS encoding APC family permease gives MNKGKFFSGKVGRLEKEVLHIVDLIPLSTSSVAPTFSIAAAYGSMITLMGPYAIMGVISSFPFFLFASIIFRQLNKNAPHCGASYHWGTRFVGKKYGGFQFWIITLAYFFSLPPIIIPAGEYTLDLLFRLGIISRAIELSVIWDSIVGMIWAIIASIPLLLGAKPTARFTEVFLAIELAILSAFITIGLTSLHIHVVNSFSWSWFFSSKWFSSPSYFLHLTATMVIVATILDGWEIDSYASEESKKPKHWPGLSGIIGLISVFVIYMIAMPIITIETPITKLSMSVDPLATWASYVIPQYTWLIDVAIITSTASSLWLTEFILTRVWYAAGREGLLPSIFAWTSEKFKSPWFAIAIATMAEIVVQLLELTSASVQSFFGLVLTTAGAFLLAEFGMDSITATIKWWKQKVTSIADWMIRIIAPITAFGMISTIIMGIIDAGPAFGYTTLQYGITILIMVLLGIIFLFKKFNVITPDWLNEE, from the coding sequence GTGAATAAGGGGAAATTTTTCAGTGGAAAGGTAGGACGGTTAGAAAAAGAAGTTTTGCACATAGTAGATTTAATTCCATTGTCAACATCAAGTGTAGCTCCAACGTTTAGTATTGCTGCGGCTTATGGAAGTATGATAACATTAATGGGTCCATATGCAATAATGGGAGTGATTTCGTCTTTTCCATTCTTTCTTTTTGCCTCAATAATTTTTAGGCAATTAAATAAGAATGCTCCTCATTGTGGTGCATCTTATCATTGGGGTACTAGATTTGTAGGTAAAAAATATGGGGGGTTTCAATTCTGGATAATTACGTTAGCTTATTTCTTTTCCTTACCACCAATAATAATTCCAGCGGGGGAATACACCTTAGACCTATTATTTAGACTCGGTATTATAAGTAGAGCTATTGAATTAAGTGTAATTTGGGATTCGATAGTAGGGATGATTTGGGCAATTATCGCTTCGATTCCACTATTGCTAGGAGCCAAGCCTACTGCTAGATTTACTGAGGTGTTTTTAGCAATAGAGCTAGCTATTTTATCAGCCTTTATAACTATAGGACTTACATCACTACATATTCATGTGGTAAATTCCTTTAGTTGGAGCTGGTTCTTTTCATCAAAATGGTTTTCATCACCTTCCTACTTTCTACATCTCACTGCTACAATGGTTATTGTTGCAACTATTCTCGATGGCTGGGAAATAGACAGCTACGCCTCTGAAGAGTCTAAAAAGCCTAAACACTGGCCCGGCTTATCCGGGATCATTGGTTTAATTTCCGTATTTGTTATTTATATGATTGCGATGCCAATAATCACTATTGAAACACCAATAACGAAATTATCAATGTCTGTGGACCCATTAGCTACGTGGGCTTCTTATGTCATACCGCAGTATACATGGCTAATTGATGTAGCTATCATTACTTCTACCGCCTCATCATTATGGTTAACAGAGTTTATTTTGACTAGAGTATGGTATGCCGCCGGAAGGGAAGGATTGTTGCCTAGTATATTTGCATGGACCAGTGAAAAGTTTAAATCACCATGGTTTGCGATAGCTATCGCTACAATGGCTGAAATAGTTGTTCAACTTCTTGAATTAACTTCAGCAAGTGTACAATCATTCTTTGGATTAGTGTTAACTACCGCTGGAGCCTTTTTACTTGCAGAATTTGGAATGGACTCCATAACCGCAACTATAAAATGGTGGAAACAAAAAGTTACAAGTATAGCAGACTGGATGATAAGAATAATTGCCCCTATAACAGCGTTTGGAATGATAAGCACTATAATTATGGGCATAATAGATGCAGGCCCAGCATTTGGCTATACAACGCTACAGTATGGAATAACCATTTTAATAATGGTGTTACTAGGTATCATATTCCTGTTCAAAAAATTTAATGTCATAACACCAGACTGGTTAAATGAAGAGTGA
- a CDS encoding MFS transporter produces MKIRSLVVTSLGHFINDGNGQVLPILYAFLVSHLSVPSFMIGIFAAIYYGISALLSPIIVRLVTSKPKVGIGMGIILWGIGLFLLGYSVELSSIPLIIMSVIVCGISSTFYHPLGSQILYSVFRGNAGVAMGINGSLGSLGRTLYPTISLLLFTVLGFMPITLWLIALISVFASMVIFLVPLDERSLYSTNNKASKKDQDPPDPIKVPIVAIVLLAIIGFLRSAFQRSVMQFLPSFLLLDYGYHYNVLLGLMVTVTYAGSIIGQPLMGLLSDRIGRRTTLAISGVGSIIMFLLFIKLPSPIFLFFFGLFTFTGFPLLLSTAGDLVPRRSVGFANSLVWGVGVTGGGAIGPLITGILSQFIGIGRALLIMIAFAVASLALIAKLPKPKKQSKTPLFGE; encoded by the coding sequence ATGAAAATAAGAAGTCTAGTGGTAACTTCCTTAGGCCATTTTATAAATGATGGAAATGGTCAAGTTTTACCTATCCTTTACGCTTTCCTTGTATCCCATTTGAGTGTTCCTAGTTTTATGATAGGCATTTTCGCCGCTATCTATTATGGAATATCTGCTCTACTATCACCTATAATTGTGAGATTAGTTACTAGTAAACCTAAAGTAGGTATTGGAATGGGGATAATATTATGGGGTATTGGGCTTTTTCTTTTAGGTTATTCTGTAGAACTATCTTCTATACCCTTAATAATAATGTCAGTTATTGTTTGTGGGATATCTTCAACGTTTTATCACCCTTTAGGATCTCAGATACTTTATTCGGTCTTTAGAGGAAATGCGGGGGTTGCAATGGGTATTAATGGTAGTTTGGGTAGTCTAGGAAGAACATTATATCCCACAATTTCCCTACTGTTATTCACAGTTCTTGGATTCATGCCCATAACGTTATGGTTAATTGCCCTTATTTCAGTATTCGCATCTATGGTTATATTTCTAGTACCTTTGGATGAAAGGAGTCTATATTCCACAAATAATAAGGCTAGCAAAAAAGACCAAGACCCTCCAGATCCAATTAAAGTTCCTATAGTGGCTATAGTCTTGCTCGCGATAATTGGATTTTTAAGGAGTGCATTTCAAAGATCAGTCATGCAATTTCTACCGTCATTTTTACTATTAGATTATGGTTACCATTATAATGTCTTACTTGGCCTTATGGTCACAGTTACATATGCAGGTTCCATAATAGGACAACCATTAATGGGTCTTTTATCAGACAGAATAGGAAGAAGAACTACTTTGGCAATAAGTGGTGTTGGGTCCATCATTATGTTTCTATTATTTATTAAATTACCTTCACCAATTTTCCTTTTCTTCTTCGGACTGTTCACGTTCACTGGATTTCCGCTTTTGCTCTCTACAGCAGGAGACCTAGTACCTAGGCGCTCAGTGGGGTTTGCCAATTCATTGGTATGGGGTGTTGGTGTTACGGGTGGTGGTGCTATAGGTCCTCTAATAACTGGGATTCTATCACAGTTTATTGGAATAGGAAGAGCATTACTTATCATGATAGCGTTTGCTGTAGCATCTTTAGCCCTAATTGCGAAACTTCCTAAGCCTAAGAAGCAATCTAAAACTCCACTGTTTGGAGAATGA
- a CDS encoding MFS transporter — protein MSKGRRDEIEINTRERIKVAIAAMVGSIVDWYDFFLAATVSAIVWPVIFFNYLAGPAALAASVITYIAGYFTRPIGAFVFGNYGDMLGRKVMLIVTLILTGGSLIGIGLTPGYAQIGILAPALILLFRLIYGFGMGGEYGGAQTIITEFSANTKWRGLWNSIVGSSLPIGNALAPLAFLVLLDTYGIKEFIAFAWRIGFYFGAVVLIVGIGLRYMISETPLFTRLKQEGRIEKSPAIKLFRKYWKILLPACFLNAPLIAVALSEAGGPIPIAFVQALKLPIQDILLAQFVGYIIGAIFTILSGLASDYIGRKTMLLLSLVTSVAISYPAWLLLRSGSLPLMILEQVLVVVFSVSLGTTSALTAFYMEIFPTRYRYSGGGFAFQVASLIGSAIAGVLYPIFLVTYKGPLNAWPIIALGNVILGIIGIIVVVTLIIETRGKQLED, from the coding sequence ATGAGTAAAGGAAGGAGGGATGAGATAGAGATAAATACTAGGGAAAGAATTAAGGTGGCCATTGCAGCAATGGTTGGATCAATAGTAGATTGGTATGATTTCTTTCTAGCAGCTACAGTTTCAGCAATAGTCTGGCCAGTAATCTTCTTCAACTATTTAGCAGGCCCGGCTGCATTAGCTGCATCAGTAATCACATATATTGCAGGTTACTTTACAAGACCAATTGGAGCGTTCGTATTTGGAAACTATGGGGATATGTTAGGAAGGAAGGTTATGTTAATAGTCACACTTATATTAACTGGTGGTTCATTAATAGGAATAGGGCTTACACCTGGCTATGCTCAAATAGGCATACTTGCGCCAGCTTTGATATTGCTATTTAGGCTAATTTACGGTTTTGGTATGGGAGGTGAATATGGTGGGGCACAAACTATAATTACTGAGTTCTCCGCTAACACTAAATGGAGGGGCTTATGGAACAGTATAGTAGGAAGCTCATTGCCCATAGGTAACGCTTTAGCTCCCTTAGCCTTTTTAGTATTATTGGATACCTATGGTATTAAGGAATTTATTGCATTTGCATGGAGAATAGGGTTCTATTTTGGTGCTGTAGTCTTAATAGTAGGAATAGGGCTTAGATATATGATTTCTGAAACACCTCTCTTTACTAGGCTAAAACAAGAAGGTAGAATAGAGAAATCACCTGCAATTAAGTTATTTAGAAAGTATTGGAAAATCCTATTACCTGCATGCTTTTTGAACGCACCACTCATAGCCGTTGCGTTATCTGAGGCAGGTGGTCCAATACCCATAGCATTTGTTCAAGCGCTTAAACTTCCCATTCAAGATATATTATTAGCACAATTTGTAGGTTATATTATCGGCGCTATTTTTACTATTTTATCCGGTTTGGCTAGTGACTATATAGGGAGAAAGACTATGCTATTACTATCATTAGTTACGTCCGTTGCAATAAGTTATCCTGCTTGGCTTCTATTACGGAGTGGTAGCCTTCCCTTAATGATATTGGAGCAAGTGTTGGTTGTTGTATTTTCAGTAAGTTTAGGTACTACGTCTGCCCTTACGGCATTTTACATGGAAATATTCCCAACAAGATATAGATATTCAGGTGGAGGTTTCGCATTCCAAGTTGCTAGCCTAATAGGGTCGGCAATTGCAGGCGTGCTTTATCCAATTTTCCTAGTAACGTATAAAGGTCCCTTAAACGCATGGCCTATAATAGCATTAGGTAATGTGATACTAGGCATAATAGGTATAATAGTAGTAGTGACGCTCATAATTGAGACCAGAGGTAAGCAACTAGAGGATTAA
- a CDS encoding amidohydrolase family protein produces MSNKPEEIKDLNIIDCDSHLIESPEDFNEFLEPGYKLPMIVKDVESETRYWVFDGKLYTRPYGFAGGQIRGLIDHTYHPKWGLLNPKLKAKNFSLNDIKGRLTDLDEMGVDFQVVNPTSGLIVYNLRDKHYAAALARAYNNYVASRIKKSETNRIYANAIVPLQDVNEAIRELERVKDLGVFKGVAIPSFVSQGNFYADKPIYHEDFFPFLKKAAELNMPVAIHVIPAVSDMPFMYLFYNWLQVRTFGFSLAAMIALTGLISEGFFERIPSLKVIFTETGVGWLPYWSWWLDENLEKINTIRKSYLEVLGMDPYPYVKKLASEYINAGNVYITVETDDDPDLLRLAVNKLNLENNILFATDYPHIADINYYPDNLNIFIESVAKPAGLTKSQIEKILQNNAQQLFELKL; encoded by the coding sequence ATGTCAAATAAGCCAGAGGAAATAAAGGATCTTAACATAATAGATTGTGATTCGCACTTAATCGAATCACCAGAGGATTTTAATGAATTTTTAGAACCAGGATATAAACTACCAATGATAGTCAAAGATGTTGAGTCAGAAACTAGATATTGGGTTTTTGATGGCAAGTTATATACTAGACCATATGGGTTTGCTGGAGGGCAAATCAGAGGATTAATAGATCACACTTACCATCCAAAGTGGGGGTTACTAAATCCTAAGCTTAAAGCTAAGAATTTCTCCCTAAACGACATTAAAGGCAGACTTACCGATTTAGATGAAATGGGAGTAGATTTTCAAGTAGTTAATCCTACATCAGGTCTCATAGTATATAATTTAAGAGATAAACATTATGCTGCGGCGTTAGCGAGAGCTTATAATAATTACGTAGCATCTAGAATTAAGAAAAGCGAAACCAATAGAATTTATGCCAATGCCATTGTTCCCTTACAGGACGTAAACGAAGCCATTAGAGAGTTGGAGAGAGTTAAGGATTTAGGTGTCTTCAAAGGAGTTGCTATTCCTTCTTTTGTATCACAAGGTAATTTTTATGCTGATAAACCTATTTATCATGAGGACTTCTTTCCATTCTTAAAAAAAGCTGCTGAATTAAATATGCCAGTAGCTATTCACGTGATTCCCGCGGTATCAGATATGCCCTTTATGTATCTGTTCTACAATTGGCTTCAAGTTAGAACATTTGGATTTTCGCTAGCAGCTATGATAGCATTAACTGGGTTAATTAGTGAGGGATTCTTTGAAAGAATACCCAGCTTGAAAGTTATCTTTACGGAAACTGGTGTAGGGTGGTTGCCATATTGGAGCTGGTGGTTAGATGAGAATTTAGAAAAAATAAATACTATAAGGAAATCCTATTTAGAAGTCCTAGGAATGGATCCTTATCCATACGTGAAGAAATTGGCCTCAGAATATATTAATGCAGGCAATGTATATATTACAGTAGAAACAGATGATGATCCAGATCTTCTGAGACTAGCAGTAAATAAGTTAAACTTAGAAAACAATATCCTATTTGCAACTGACTATCCTCATATTGCTGATATCAACTATTATCCAGATAATCTAAACATATTTATAGAGAGTGTGGCTAAGCCAGCTGGACTTACAAAATCTCAAATAGAAAAAATACTTCAAAATAACGCACAGCAGTTATTTGAACTGAAATTATAA
- a CDS encoding alpha/beta hydrolase: MSLSSKNLTINGTEISFYDLGQGGDKTIVFLHSFNHSKLMWIYQFPDFVKAGYRVIAPDFRGHGDSLYTPGKISMEIFAKDIVELLQELNVKKAVIVGSSMGGFVAFNIWRIANDMISGLILAGTKAHPDGENEKSRRTNQIKILKEKGIREFVNSFAPKRLSKYTVEHKPWVVDLVRVMSMSMEKEAIIETLQALMNKSDDTKILKDINVPTLIVCGKEDTFTPCNYSQYMHENIEKSKLIILENAAHMCVMDQPESFNEISLHFLRESNL, encoded by the coding sequence ATGAGTTTAAGCTCTAAAAATTTAACTATAAATGGAACTGAAATTTCATTTTATGACTTAGGTCAAGGTGGGGATAAGACCATAGTATTTTTACATAGTTTTAATCATTCAAAGTTAATGTGGATTTACCAATTTCCAGATTTTGTAAAAGCCGGATACAGAGTTATAGCCCCAGATTTCAGAGGGCACGGGGATAGTTTATATACACCCGGTAAGATAAGTATGGAAATTTTTGCCAAAGATATAGTCGAATTATTACAAGAGCTCAATGTAAAAAAAGCCGTAATAGTAGGTTCTTCTATGGGTGGATTTGTGGCGTTTAATATATGGAGAATTGCTAACGATATGATAAGTGGGTTAATTTTGGCTGGTACGAAAGCTCATCCAGATGGGGAAAATGAAAAAAGCAGAAGAACAAATCAAATTAAGATTTTAAAGGAAAAAGGAATAAGAGAATTTGTAAATTCGTTTGCGCCTAAAAGACTTTCTAAATACACAGTAGAACATAAGCCATGGGTGGTTGATTTAGTCAGAGTTATGAGCATGAGTATGGAAAAAGAAGCCATAATAGAGACTTTACAAGCTTTAATGAATAAAAGCGATGATACTAAAATCCTTAAAGATATAAATGTACCTACACTCATTGTATGTGGTAAAGAAGATACATTCACTCCTTGTAATTACTCTCAATATATGCATGAAAATATAGAAAAATCTAAACTAATTATCCTGGAAAATGCAGCACATATGTGTGTAATGGATCAGCCGGAAAGTTTTAATGAAATATCTCTACATTTTCTAAGAGAAAGTAACTTGTAA